The Actinocatenispora sera genome has a window encoding:
- a CDS encoding type II toxin-antitoxin system RelE family toxin: MTSNEPYQVRFQSAARRAISQRLPESVAAAVLEFCAGTLAANPYRVGRCLFGPLTGCHGARRGTYRIIYRIEENTHTVHVLDVDHRADIYRSS; the protein is encoded by the coding sequence GTGACCTCCAACGAGCCGTACCAGGTTCGCTTCCAGTCTGCCGCTCGCCGCGCGATCAGCCAGCGTCTCCCCGAATCCGTGGCGGCAGCCGTGCTGGAGTTCTGCGCCGGGACTCTGGCTGCCAACCCATATCGGGTCGGCAGATGCCTGTTCGGACCGTTGACCGGATGTCATGGCGCCCGACGGGGCACCTACCGGATCATCTATCGCATCGAGGAAAACACCCACACCGTGCACGTCTTGGACGTGGACCACCGGGCAGACATCTACCGGTCTTCCTGA
- a CDS encoding glycosyltransferase family 4 protein: MKVVIAHNLYSSAQPSGENEIVESESRQLTAAGVTVLPLLRHSDDIGALPATRKALLPFSPIYNAGAQRELAGLIRRERPDVLHLHNPYPLLSPWVVRTAHRHGVPVVQTVHNYRHVCAAATYFRDGHPCHDCLGKRFPTPAIRHACYRGSTAQSAVMATTLAVHRPTWRSVDRYVALAPHLADHLKTFGITDGQIAIKPNGIPDPGPLDDRTGDGFLFFGRLTPEKGVDLLLDAWQRHADGDAGTLRIAGDGPLRGRVEAAAAARADVEYLGLVDHAEVVPGLIRAASVVVVPSTYADALPTVILEALASGRPVLGTNVGGTPYLLGLDPAHEPADPAPGWVVEPDPAALAEALAMARLRAAPLRPAARHRYQTAFAPDVLLRRLIELYEEVAAARAPQG, from the coding sequence ATGAAGGTTGTCATCGCGCACAACCTCTACTCTTCGGCGCAGCCGTCCGGGGAGAACGAGATCGTCGAGTCGGAGTCGCGGCAGCTCACCGCCGCCGGCGTGACCGTGCTGCCGCTGCTGCGCCACTCCGACGACATCGGCGCGCTGCCCGCCACCCGCAAGGCGTTGCTGCCGTTCTCGCCGATCTACAACGCGGGCGCGCAGCGCGAGCTGGCCGGGCTGATCCGGCGCGAGCGGCCGGACGTGCTGCACCTGCACAACCCGTACCCGTTGCTGTCCCCGTGGGTGGTCCGTACCGCGCACCGGCACGGGGTCCCGGTCGTGCAGACGGTGCACAACTACCGGCACGTGTGCGCGGCGGCGACGTACTTCCGGGACGGGCATCCGTGCCACGACTGCCTCGGCAAGCGCTTCCCCACGCCGGCGATCCGGCACGCCTGCTACCGGGGGTCCACCGCGCAGTCGGCGGTGATGGCGACCACGCTGGCCGTACACCGGCCCACCTGGCGCAGCGTCGACCGGTACGTCGCGCTCGCGCCGCACCTGGCCGACCACCTGAAGACGTTCGGCATCACCGACGGGCAGATCGCGATCAAGCCGAACGGCATCCCGGACCCCGGCCCGCTCGACGACCGCACCGGCGACGGCTTCCTGTTCTTCGGCCGGCTCACCCCCGAGAAGGGCGTCGACCTGCTCCTGGACGCGTGGCAGCGGCACGCCGACGGCGACGCCGGTACGTTGCGGATCGCCGGCGACGGTCCGCTCCGCGGCCGGGTCGAGGCGGCCGCCGCCGCCCGCGCCGACGTCGAGTACCTCGGCCTGGTCGACCACGCCGAGGTGGTCCCGGGGCTGATCCGCGCGGCGAGCGTCGTCGTGGTGCCCTCCACGTACGCGGATGCGCTGCCGACGGTGATCCTGGAGGCGCTGGCCAGCGGCCGCCCGGTGCTCGGCACCAACGTCGGCGGCACGCCGTACCTGCTCGGGCTCGACCCGGCGCACGAGCCGGCCGACCCGGCGCCCGGCTGGGTGGTCGAGCCGGACCCGGCCGCGCTGGCCGAGGCGCTCGCGATGGCCCGGCTGCGGGCGGCACCGCTGCGGCCGGCGGCCCGGCACCGCTACCAGACGGCGTTCGCCCCGGACGTGCTGTTGCGCCGGCTGATCGAGCTGTACGAGGAGGTCGCCGCGGCTCGCGCCCCGCAGGGCTGA
- a CDS encoding Fpg/Nei family DNA glycosylase, which translates to MPELPEVAALAAYLTERAGGHRVERADPVAFSALKTYDPPLSALVGRELLDAGRHGKFLDVRFAGEPVLHLVVHLSRAGWLHYRDALPATPPRPGKGPIALRVRIDDGSGFDLTEAGTQKRLAAYVVTDPLEVPGVARLGPDALEVSPERFAELLGATHRQIKGVLTDQQTIAGVGNAYSDEILHAAKLSPFALSDRLDEAAVARLYEALRGVLTDALKRAVGQRSATLKAEKRSGMAVHGRAGLPCPVCGDTVREVSFSGTSLQYCPTCQTSGRPLADRRMSRLLK; encoded by the coding sequence ATGCCGGAGTTGCCGGAGGTCGCGGCGTTGGCCGCCTACCTCACCGAGCGCGCGGGCGGTCACCGGGTCGAGAGGGCCGACCCGGTCGCGTTCAGCGCGCTGAAGACCTACGACCCGCCGCTGTCGGCGCTGGTCGGCAGGGAGCTGCTCGATGCCGGCCGGCACGGGAAGTTCCTGGACGTGCGGTTCGCCGGCGAGCCGGTGCTGCACCTGGTCGTGCACCTGTCTCGGGCCGGCTGGCTGCACTACCGCGACGCGCTGCCGGCCACCCCGCCGCGCCCCGGCAAGGGGCCGATCGCCCTGCGGGTACGGATCGACGACGGGTCCGGGTTCGACCTGACCGAGGCCGGCACGCAGAAGCGGCTCGCCGCCTACGTCGTGACCGACCCGCTGGAGGTACCGGGGGTCGCGCGGCTCGGGCCGGACGCGCTGGAGGTCTCCCCGGAGCGGTTCGCCGAACTGCTGGGCGCCACGCACCGTCAGATCAAGGGCGTGCTCACCGATCAGCAGACGATCGCCGGCGTGGGCAACGCGTACTCGGACGAGATCCTGCACGCGGCGAAGCTGTCCCCGTTCGCGCTGTCCGACCGGCTCGACGAGGCGGCGGTCGCCCGGCTGTACGAGGCGCTGCGCGGGGTGCTGACCGACGCACTGAAACGAGCGGTAGGGCAACGCTCCGCAACCTTGAAGGCGGAAAAGCGATCTGGAATGGCAGTACACGGCCGGGCCGGACTTCCCTGCCCGGTTTGCGGTGATACTGTCCGTGAGGTGTCGTTCAGCGGCACCAGCCTTCAGTACTGTCCGACGTGCCAGACCTCCGGTCGGCCGCTGGCCGACCGCCGGATGTCCAGGTTGTTGAAGTGA
- a CDS encoding sugar transferase: MSPNGHDNNGITRSFWLRDRKRRPSWDRTYAFVLAAVELVLTSLGGLTSIMTTEYPWHGFSDGFSGDYPLAMFIWGMVVLPLGWSITFWGSRAYERRYLGIGTEEFKRVFRAGLIVVAIVSFVVMAFKTDLSRLAVGTALLTAFGYVLFARAVARIVLYVIRRRGGASQQLLLVGTLPEAMEVYRAITRNPNAGLVPTGIFLTEGRAGARGVEAPVPLYAGRDLIEVVGEIGADTIAMCGTARQEEGGLRKLAWQLEGTGIDLVVAPQLTDVAGPRVHIRPVEGLPLLHVEEPTISGIGWVAKNMLDRVASALGLLLLTPLFAAIAIAIKISDPGPVFFRQPRIGREGNQFQVWKFRTMYCDAEERLALLADQNETDGLLFKIRNDPRVIPIGRFLRRTSLDELPQLINVLFGEMSLVGPRPLPAEDGDFLGDVRRRLLVRPGITGLWQVSGRSDLSWDDAVRLDLYYVDNWSLTFDLLILWRTLGVVLARRGAY, encoded by the coding sequence ATGTCACCGAACGGGCACGACAACAACGGCATCACCCGATCCTTCTGGCTGCGCGACCGCAAGCGCCGCCCGAGCTGGGACCGGACGTACGCGTTCGTGCTCGCCGCGGTGGAGCTGGTGCTGACCTCGCTCGGCGGCCTCACCTCGATCATGACGACCGAGTACCCGTGGCACGGCTTCAGCGACGGCTTCAGCGGCGACTACCCGCTGGCGATGTTCATCTGGGGCATGGTGGTCCTGCCGCTCGGCTGGTCCATCACGTTCTGGGGCAGCCGAGCCTACGAGCGCCGGTACCTCGGCATCGGGACCGAGGAGTTCAAGCGGGTCTTCCGGGCCGGGCTGATCGTCGTCGCGATCGTGTCGTTCGTCGTGATGGCGTTCAAGACCGACCTGTCCCGGCTGGCGGTCGGCACCGCGCTGCTCACCGCGTTCGGCTACGTGCTGTTCGCCCGTGCCGTCGCGCGCATCGTGCTGTACGTGATCCGCCGCCGCGGCGGCGCCTCCCAGCAGCTGTTGCTGGTCGGCACGCTGCCGGAGGCGATGGAGGTGTACCGGGCGATCACCCGCAACCCCAACGCCGGGCTGGTGCCGACCGGCATCTTCCTCACCGAGGGCCGGGCCGGGGCGCGCGGCGTCGAGGCGCCGGTCCCGCTGTACGCGGGGCGCGACCTGATCGAGGTGGTCGGTGAGATCGGTGCCGACACCATCGCGATGTGCGGGACGGCCCGGCAGGAGGAGGGCGGCCTGCGCAAGCTGGCCTGGCAGCTGGAGGGCACCGGCATCGACCTGGTGGTGGCGCCGCAGCTGACCGACGTCGCCGGCCCGCGGGTGCACATCCGGCCGGTCGAGGGTCTGCCGCTGCTGCACGTGGAAGAGCCGACGATCTCCGGCATCGGCTGGGTGGCGAAGAACATGCTGGACCGGGTCGCCTCGGCGCTCGGTCTGCTGCTGCTGACCCCGCTGTTCGCCGCGATCGCGATCGCGATCAAGATCTCCGACCCCGGCCCGGTGTTCTTCCGGCAGCCGCGGATCGGCCGCGAGGGCAACCAGTTCCAGGTGTGGAAGTTCCGCACCATGTACTGCGACGCGGAGGAGCGGCTCGCGCTGCTCGCCGACCAGAACGAGACCGACGGGCTGCTGTTCAAGATCCGCAACGATCCGCGGGTCATCCCGATCGGCCGGTTCCTCCGCCGCACCTCGCTGGACGAGCTGCCGCAGCTGATCAACGTGCTGTTCGGGGAGATGTCGCTGGTCGGCCCGCGGCCGCTGCCGGCGGAGGACGGCGACTTCCTCGGCGACGTGCGCCGCCGGCTGCTGGTGCGGCCCGGCATCACCGGGCTGTGGCAGGTGTCCGGCCGCTCCGACCTGTCCTGGGACGACGCGGTCCGGCTCGACCTGTACTACGTGGACAACTGGTCGCTCACCTTCGACCTGCTGATCCTCTGGCGCACCCTCGGCGTCGTGCTCGCTCGCCGTGGCGCCTACTGA
- a CDS encoding flavin reductase family protein, whose amino-acid sequence MTEAPTAAPAALEPRATHLTIEPSILYFGTPVVLLSTENADGTANLAPLSSAWALGRTVVLGLGAAGQSATNLAQRPDLVVNLPDPALWQAVERLAPLTGRDPVPAHKADRFRYEPAKFAAAGLTPAPADLVGPPRVAECPLQLEARATRVRPAADGSFVVVEADVLRVHAAPDIVVPGTDHVDPARWQPLIYNFRHYFGLGAELGHTFRSETPR is encoded by the coding sequence ATGACCGAAGCACCCACCGCCGCCCCGGCGGCCCTCGAACCGCGCGCGACGCACCTGACCATCGAGCCGAGCATCCTGTACTTCGGCACCCCGGTGGTGCTGCTGTCCACCGAGAACGCGGACGGCACCGCCAACCTGGCGCCGCTGTCCTCGGCCTGGGCGCTCGGCCGTACCGTCGTGCTCGGGCTCGGTGCGGCCGGGCAGAGCGCCACCAACCTGGCGCAGCGCCCGGACCTGGTGGTCAACCTGCCCGACCCGGCGCTGTGGCAGGCGGTGGAACGGCTCGCCCCGCTCACCGGCCGCGACCCGGTGCCGGCGCACAAGGCCGACCGGTTCCGGTACGAGCCGGCCAAGTTCGCCGCCGCCGGCCTGACCCCGGCGCCGGCCGACCTGGTCGGCCCGCCGCGGGTCGCCGAGTGCCCGCTGCAGCTGGAGGCCCGGGCGACGCGGGTACGGCCGGCCGCGGACGGGTCGTTCGTCGTGGTCGAGGCCGACGTGCTGCGGGTGCACGCCGCGCCCGACATCGTCGTACCGGGCACCGACCACGTCGACCCGGCCCGGTGGCAGCCGTTGATCTACAACTTCCGGCACTACTTCGGCCTCGGCGCCGAGCTCGGGCACACCTTCCGGTCCGAGACGCCGCGCTGA
- a CDS encoding flavin reductase family protein has protein sequence MDEPGAQIHAEHPYATPAGQRDPLRRFRGRLATPVTLWTTGTGRDRAGLTVASTLVVDGDPARVVGMIDPDSDLAEAIEATGRFTVQLLGDRHRVLADRFGGLAPAPGGLFAQQDWTDTEWGPVLSAGTSWLGCRYDGAADVGWSLRIDAIVQQVTLADDEPILVYRRGRYLTVGTP, from the coding sequence ATGGACGAACCCGGTGCGCAGATCCATGCCGAGCATCCGTACGCGACGCCGGCCGGGCAGCGCGATCCGCTGCGCCGGTTCCGGGGCCGGCTGGCGACGCCGGTGACGCTGTGGACCACCGGCACCGGACGCGACCGGGCCGGGCTGACCGTCGCGTCCACGCTGGTCGTCGACGGCGACCCGGCGCGGGTGGTCGGCATGATCGACCCGGACAGCGACCTCGCCGAGGCGATCGAGGCGACCGGCCGGTTCACGGTGCAGCTGCTCGGCGACCGGCACCGGGTACTGGCGGACCGCTTCGGCGGCCTCGCCCCGGCGCCGGGCGGGCTGTTCGCGCAGCAGGACTGGACGGACACCGAGTGGGGGCCGGTGCTCTCCGCGGGCACCAGCTGGCTCGGCTGCCGGTACGACGGGGCGGCGGACGTCGGCTGGAGCCTCCGGATCGACGCGATCGTGCAGCAGGTGACGCTGGCCGACGACGAGCCGATCCTGGTGTACCGCCGGGGCCGGTACCTGACCGTCGGTACACCCTGA
- a CDS encoding LCP family protein, whose product MASTPPNARGSARVRSGRTPGREGMSHGTVPRSYLGGQSRPARGSARPRSEGGGPGGPGGPRRPGGGGGGGGGNQYRGKRRPRWGRRILVIVLALVVLAGIGTVGVWAYASSLDDKLHRTDAFAGLTGGRPAKKVDGAQNILMLGSDMRTSWEKSGEKPRTDTIMLLHIDADHDHAYLVSIPRDTWVYVPEMKGADGGGTNAKINAAFAWGGTPLMVKTVEGFTGVRIDHVAIMNFQGFQDVTDALGGVRMYVEQTITSIHPPHRKFTKGWHTFNGAQALDYCRQRYQFPTGDFARQKHQQQFLKALLNKAASSGTLSNPKKLNDFLQAVVKVIQVDKSFQLVDEAVQFRNLRSNDITFMTSPNDGTGTMDGQSVVLSNKQKASSLYDAVTNDTVAKWLKENPQKK is encoded by the coding sequence ATGGCTTCCACTCCCCCGAACGCGCGCGGCTCCGCCCGGGTCCGCTCCGGCCGGACACCCGGCCGCGAGGGGATGTCGCACGGCACCGTGCCGCGCAGTTACCTGGGCGGGCAGTCCCGCCCCGCCCGTGGCTCGGCCCGACCGCGCAGCGAGGGCGGTGGACCCGGCGGGCCGGGCGGCCCGCGCCGACCCGGCGGTGGTGGCGGCGGTGGCGGCGGCAACCAGTACCGCGGCAAGCGACGGCCGCGCTGGGGCCGGCGCATCCTGGTGATCGTGCTGGCGCTGGTGGTGCTGGCCGGGATCGGCACCGTCGGCGTCTGGGCGTACGCGAGCTCGCTGGACGACAAGCTGCACCGGACCGACGCGTTCGCCGGGCTGACCGGCGGCCGGCCGGCGAAGAAGGTCGACGGCGCGCAGAACATCCTGATGCTCGGCAGCGACATGCGCACCAGCTGGGAGAAGAGCGGCGAGAAGCCGCGCACCGACACGATCATGCTGCTGCACATCGACGCCGACCACGACCACGCCTATCTGGTGTCCATCCCGCGTGACACCTGGGTGTACGTGCCGGAGATGAAGGGCGCCGACGGCGGCGGCACCAACGCGAAGATCAACGCGGCGTTCGCCTGGGGCGGCACCCCGCTGATGGTCAAGACGGTGGAGGGATTCACCGGGGTCCGGATCGACCACGTCGCGATCATGAACTTCCAGGGCTTCCAGGACGTCACCGACGCGCTCGGTGGGGTCCGGATGTACGTGGAGCAGACCATCACGTCGATCCACCCGCCGCACCGCAAGTTCACCAAGGGCTGGCACACCTTCAACGGCGCTCAGGCGCTCGACTACTGCCGCCAGCGCTACCAGTTCCCGACCGGTGACTTCGCCCGGCAGAAGCACCAGCAGCAGTTCCTCAAGGCGCTGCTGAACAAGGCGGCGAGCAGCGGCACGCTGTCCAACCCGAAGAAGCTGAACGACTTCCTGCAGGCGGTCGTCAAGGTGATCCAGGTGGACAAGAGCTTCCAGCTGGTCGACGAGGCGGTGCAGTTCCGCAACCTGCGCAGCAACGACATCACGTTCATGACCAGCCCGAACGACGGCACCGGCACGATGGACGGGCAGAGCGTGGTGCTGTCCAACAAGCAGAAGGCGTCCTCGCTGTACGACGCGGTCACCAACGACACCGTCGCCAAGTGGTTGAAGGAAAACCCGCAGAAGAAGTAA
- a CDS encoding LCP family protein → MAEARTGRGGRRRSPLWARLMVWVGVVLVVLSAGTMAAGAVLEHRYDSSVHRADLIDGSAGHEVIDGAFDYLLLGSDKRPTDSTGDPGRSDTIMIAHVTADHRHAYLISIPRDLWVPIDDCGQGTGCEAKINAAYDFGGPKLTARTVEQLTGVGLDGMVIVSFRGFDKVVDALGGIRLCVDERTRSIHTGRLFTVGCHHFTGAEALDYVRQREDLPDGDYGRQRHQQQLIKAAAAQAEHEGLLSNPAKLDRVVRAIGDDLTVDTNGVALPDLVFSLRRVSGSDITMLRLPEIDGYSSDGQAIQQLDDTGRSLFTAIREDDLDTWAAAHPTLVNKNAT, encoded by the coding sequence GTGGCCGAGGCGCGGACCGGCCGGGGCGGTCGGCGCAGGTCGCCGCTGTGGGCCCGGCTGATGGTGTGGGTGGGCGTGGTGCTCGTGGTGCTGTCCGCCGGCACGATGGCGGCCGGCGCCGTGCTGGAGCACCGGTACGACAGCAGCGTGCACCGGGCGGACCTGATCGACGGATCGGCCGGCCACGAGGTGATCGACGGCGCGTTCGACTACCTGCTGCTGGGCTCCGACAAGCGGCCCACCGACTCCACCGGCGACCCGGGCCGGTCCGACACGATCATGATCGCGCACGTCACCGCCGACCACCGGCACGCGTACCTGATCTCCATCCCGCGCGACCTGTGGGTACCGATCGACGACTGCGGCCAGGGCACCGGGTGCGAGGCGAAGATCAACGCCGCGTACGACTTCGGCGGGCCGAAGCTGACCGCCCGTACGGTGGAGCAGCTCACCGGCGTGGGGCTGGACGGCATGGTCATCGTCAGCTTCCGGGGATTCGACAAGGTGGTCGACGCGCTCGGCGGGATCCGGCTGTGCGTGGACGAGCGCACCAGGTCGATCCACACGGGACGGTTGTTCACCGTCGGGTGCCACCACTTCACCGGTGCCGAGGCGCTCGACTACGTGCGGCAACGCGAGGACCTGCCGGACGGTGACTACGGCCGGCAGCGGCACCAGCAGCAGCTGATCAAGGCGGCCGCCGCGCAGGCGGAGCACGAGGGCCTGCTGTCCAACCCGGCGAAGCTGGACCGGGTGGTCCGGGCGATCGGCGACGACCTGACCGTCGACACCAACGGCGTCGCACTGCCCGACCTGGTCTTCTCGCTGCGCCGCGTCTCCGGCTCGGACATCACCATGCTGCGGCTGCCCGAGATCGACGGGTACTCCTCGGACGGGCAGGCGATCCAGCAGCTCGACGACACCGGACGCAGCCTGTTCACCGCGATCCGCGAGGACGACCTCGACACCTGGGCGGCGGCCCACCCCACCCTGGTCAACAAGAACGCCACCTGA
- a CDS encoding rhodanese-like domain-containing protein: MFAPEVPTVPAADVPRGAYLLDVREDDEWAAGHAPGAHHLPMQDVPARMGEVPMDDDVYVICRSGGRSAQVTAYLLGNGFDQVRNVDGGMRAWAAADRPLEADGGESPRII; encoded by the coding sequence GTGTTCGCACCAGAAGTTCCCACCGTGCCGGCGGCCGACGTCCCCCGCGGCGCGTACCTGCTCGACGTTCGGGAGGACGACGAGTGGGCCGCCGGGCACGCCCCGGGTGCCCACCATCTGCCGATGCAGGACGTGCCCGCGCGGATGGGCGAGGTGCCGATGGACGACGACGTGTACGTGATCTGCCGGTCCGGCGGCCGCTCCGCCCAGGTCACCGCGTACCTGCTGGGCAACGGGTTCGACCAGGTCCGCAACGTGGACGGCGGGATGCGCGCCTGGGCCGCCGCGGATCGCCCGCTGGAGGCTGACGGCGGCGAGTCGCCGCGCATCATCTGA
- a CDS encoding PAS domain-containing sensor histidine kinase codes for MAVDFPVLIAGMLRATDAGRHPKPAVRELLIALSDALGAAGAAFAVPGEGTARIVAVSPGAAWSLGRTISAGSAADPPAVDTAGAVTVAVPDAEGRPAGLVRLYLHPDRRLDRDAQDAVRLVARALGAVCPPAIDPLVAALADGLAVVAVDGTVRSWNPAAQVITGRAAAQAVGHPIPFAVPPPGRTAELDLPDGRVLSVSCTALSGSADHVVTFRDVTEARRRERAKDLFVATTSHELRTPVTVIRGYVDTLHRRWDRLDDDTRRDLVRAIHERADRLAVLVDRLLLGGDEERVDALLEPREFDLLAALSEAVARLGPEEAARLRPALPDRLPPAYGDPDSVPTVLTELVQNAHKYSPGGGLITLTAGADDNTVWFEVADSGIGVQPEDTGRVFDRFWQAERTDRRRFGGVGLGLYLVRRIVEGQHGWVSLRRRNPDGTVAEVRLPRAGV; via the coding sequence ATGGCCGTGGACTTCCCCGTACTGATCGCCGGCATGCTGCGTGCCACCGACGCCGGCCGGCACCCGAAGCCCGCGGTACGGGAGCTGCTCATCGCGCTGTCCGACGCGCTCGGTGCGGCCGGCGCCGCGTTCGCCGTCCCGGGCGAGGGCACCGCCCGGATCGTCGCGGTGAGCCCCGGCGCGGCCTGGTCGCTGGGCCGCACCATCAGCGCGGGCTCCGCTGCGGACCCGCCCGCGGTCGACACCGCCGGCGCGGTCACCGTCGCCGTACCCGACGCCGAGGGCCGCCCGGCCGGTCTGGTGCGCCTGTACCTGCATCCCGACCGGCGGCTCGACCGGGACGCGCAGGACGCGGTACGGCTGGTCGCCCGGGCGCTCGGCGCGGTCTGCCCGCCGGCGATCGACCCGCTGGTCGCCGCGCTCGCCGACGGCCTGGCCGTGGTCGCCGTGGACGGTACGGTCCGCAGCTGGAACCCTGCCGCGCAGGTGATCACCGGTCGCGCCGCGGCGCAGGCGGTCGGCCACCCCATCCCGTTCGCGGTGCCGCCACCGGGCCGGACCGCTGAACTCGACCTCCCCGACGGCCGGGTGCTGTCGGTGTCGTGTACCGCGCTCTCCGGCTCGGCCGACCATGTGGTGACGTTCCGGGACGTCACCGAGGCGCGGCGGCGGGAACGGGCGAAGGACCTGTTCGTCGCCACCACCAGCCACGAGCTGCGCACGCCGGTCACGGTGATCCGCGGGTACGTCGACACGCTGCACCGGCGGTGGGACCGGCTCGACGACGACACCCGCCGCGACCTGGTCCGGGCCATCCACGAGCGCGCCGACCGGCTGGCCGTACTGGTGGACCGGCTGCTGCTGGGGGGCGACGAGGAGCGGGTCGACGCGCTGCTCGAACCGCGTGAGTTCGACCTGCTCGCGGCGCTGTCCGAGGCGGTGGCGCGGTTGGGCCCGGAAGAGGCGGCGCGGCTGCGGCCGGCGCTGCCGGACCGCTTGCCCCCCGCGTACGGAGATCCGGACAGTGTACCCACCGTACTGACCGAACTGGTCCAGAACGCCCACAAATATTCCCCTGGCGGCGGATTGATAACGCTGACGGCAGGTGCGGACGACAACACAGTGTGGTTCGAAGTAGCCGACAGCGGCATCGGGGTACAGCCGGAGGACACCGGTCGCGTCTTCGACCGCTTCTGGCAGGCGGAACGGACCGACCGGCGCCGGTTCGGCGGCGTCGGCCTGGGGCTTTACCTGGTGCGGCGGATCGTGGAGGGCCAGCATGGCTGGGTGTCGTTACGGCGGCGTAATCCGGACGGAACGGTCGCTGAGGTACGGTTGCCTCGCGCAGGCGTGTGA
- a CDS encoding ATP-binding protein, translating to MTAGVGERARHTFVPHHARGASLARTHLLSGLRAAGVDAELAGDAVMVVSELVGNAARHARALRDTLIEVSWSVLPDRVQVAVIDGGSAETPTLRSADWDAVDGRGLQIVAALASRWGVQTEDGRRRVWAELVAATDAGRLAI from the coding sequence GTGACAGCTGGCGTTGGGGAGCGTGCTCGGCACACCTTCGTGCCGCACCACGCCCGCGGCGCGAGCCTCGCCCGCACCCACCTGCTGTCCGGCCTCCGGGCCGCCGGCGTCGACGCCGAGTTGGCCGGCGACGCCGTGATGGTGGTCTCCGAGCTGGTCGGCAACGCCGCCCGGCATGCCCGCGCGCTGCGCGACACGCTGATCGAGGTGTCCTGGTCGGTCCTGCCGGACCGGGTTCAGGTGGCGGTCATCGACGGCGGCTCGGCCGAGACGCCGACGCTGCGGTCGGCCGACTGGGATGCGGTCGACGGCCGCGGCCTGCAGATCGTGGCCGCCCTCGCGTCCCGCTGGGGCGTGCAGACCGAGGACGGTCGGCGCCGCGTCTGGGCCGAACTCGTGGCCGCCACCGACGCCGGCCGCCTCGCCATCTGA
- a CDS encoding DUF5926 family protein has protein sequence MSKRRRNSASRAERREKVRDIFVARPFEGLASEADWVALRELVPAATAPLQLSAEYAAKYPDRQVVLATVLPMAWPAMVRGDGTILVGLQRQFQSGDVSRDIAASLLSALDTEVGQTVGVPALPGPGPRLQDVLVDGPLDVTIETGFEFWIAPGADEDPTVKASLDQANESIYPTEHLTAAPGAYWCRVPDKAHVRWVLAEDEDPALDALAKLAAAGALTLGDGTRFAGMFRAHGLLVPVWDVPIDRPGADWEEPLAAVRDGYQRHLDAAEPLTAEERRSRQGLLGRQFTLR, from the coding sequence GTGAGCAAGCGTCGCCGAAACAGTGCCTCCCGCGCCGAGCGCCGGGAGAAGGTGCGCGACATCTTCGTCGCGCGTCCGTTCGAGGGTCTGGCCAGCGAGGCCGATTGGGTGGCGCTGCGGGAGCTGGTCCCCGCGGCGACCGCGCCGCTGCAACTGTCCGCCGAGTACGCCGCGAAATACCCGGACCGGCAGGTCGTCCTGGCCACCGTGCTGCCGATGGCCTGGCCGGCGATGGTCCGCGGCGATGGCACGATCCTCGTCGGGCTGCAGCGCCAGTTCCAGTCCGGCGACGTCAGCCGCGACATCGCCGCCTCCCTGCTCAGCGCGCTGGACACCGAGGTCGGCCAGACCGTCGGGGTACCGGCGCTGCCCGGCCCCGGCCCGCGGCTGCAGGACGTGCTGGTCGACGGACCGCTCGACGTGACGATCGAGACCGGATTCGAGTTCTGGATCGCCCCCGGCGCCGACGAGGACCCCACCGTCAAGGCCAGCCTCGACCAGGCCAACGAGTCCATCTACCCCACCGAACACCTCACCGCGGCGCCCGGCGCCTACTGGTGCCGGGTACCCGACAAGGCGCACGTGCGCTGGGTACTCGCCGAGGACGAGGACCCGGCGCTCGACGCGCTGGCCAAGCTCGCCGCTGCCGGCGCGCTGACCCTCGGCGACGGCACCCGGTTCGCCGGGATGTTCCGCGCCCACGGGCTGCTCGTACCGGTGTGGGACGTGCCCATCGACCGGCCCGGCGCCGACTGGGAGGAGCCGCTCGCCGCGGTACGCGACGGGTACCAGCGGCACCTGGACGCCGCCGAGCCGCTGACCGCGGAGGAACGGCGGTCGCGCCAGGGTCTGCTGGGGCGTCAGTTCACCCTGCGCTGA